The genomic window GGCGCTTAAGATATCTTCATGCTGCATTGTCATTCTTCCATGTACCACAGTTCTTATACATGTCACCttattttgcatcaacatggttaactAATGGCTGGTATTATTAAGAAATAATATTACACCATTCACCTGATATCTTCTATGTTTCCTTTGCCTGCCCTTATTCATGTATGCAGCTTTGCTGGGTCTTTTTTTAACATAAAGTCTTTTTTTAACATAAATCAAGTTTTACCTGTGGAGATGCATGTACATACCTGTCATATATTTCTGTGGGTTTCAAACATGTTATGGGTTTTGATCTTGTTATTCAAACCATGGAGCTGCATGCATATCCTTCAATGAATATATAGCAAATCCTTTATCTCGATATGAAAGCCAATATTTGCATGATTATTTCTTTCCTTTTACTGATGGAGTATGTGGTGTTAGGAATTGATGCCTGGAGGTGTAAATTCACCTGTTCGTGCCTTCAAATCAGTTGGTGGACAGCCCATAGTTTTTGATTCTGTTAAGGGTTCTCACATGTGGGATGTTGATGGTAATGAGTACATCGATTATGTTGGTTCATGGGGCCCTGCTATAATTGGTCATGCAGATGACAAGGTGCCATCCCTTCTTTGTGTATgcttattcataaatttttataggCCTTAAGACTTCCATTCAGAGCCGCTCTTTTGAGACTACTTATCTTTAATATGCTGACTTTTGAATGTTAATCTAAGCTGTAGCTCCAATGGATACAAACAAATAGTTGGTATAGTTATTGGAGTCAAACATCTCATGGTTGATTGTTTTCAAACTTCGAAAATAGGCTTCCTCAAACTGTTATTTGAACTTTTGGCAAGACTTCATGGCATATCAGTTGATCATAAGGTTGGttaatatatgcatgtatgtacgtATCTAGGCATGCATGCTTGCATGAATACTTGTATCAAGGTTTTACATTCTGGTGGGATGGGGGGTGTTTTAGTCATCCCGTCTCATTCTTGTGAGACAACAGGACTGGGACAGGCTTGGGACTCCAAAACACATCCAtgtagagagaaaagaagaaagaagaaagaagaaagaagaaaaggaaggaaagatgaagaaaaggaaacaatgaaaagaaagaagaagaaaaatgaaaaaaataaaggaagggagaataaaaggaaagaaaaaggaaaggaaaggaaggtagaggaaaaggaagaaaagaaggaagaaggaaggaagaaagaaaaggaaaagaaaagaagaaggggaCAAAAATGGAGGATATTCACCAAGATGCATGATCGGACTGTTGTCGGAACGGGATGGGACAGTGAGGCTTCTCATTCCATGGAGAAACCGGCACATCTTTATCCCACGGCATTTAAAGCCTTGCTTGTATGTATAAGAACTTAAATGAAGGTAGCCAATGAATATACATTATAAAGATAGGAAAAGAGTTACGAGTCAGTGTCATTCAAAATAGCACGTTGCTCTTATAGCCttgctctctttttcttcttggaaAAAATGTTATCTTTTATTTCAAATCAAGGCTGAGGGCAAACCTATATCTGAAAAATTCCCTTTGAGTGAATTACTGTGAGAAAAAGGCATTTAAAGTATTGAtataaaaattgaaaagaaaaatactCATGCGATATTCAGGACTTTAATATCAACAATTAATTTTTACTATCgtacaatcaaaaattttatcagaACTTTTAGTGTTGGATTTCAGGATTCTTGATTGCGGAGAATCTTGAAGTGCTAAGTAAGAATCTTTGATACCTAATGCTGGTAAGATATGCCAGCAACAGGCATGTTAAGCGAACCTAAAAAACTCACTCTCCTTCAGATAAATGTTTTTTAGCATTGAATCAACATTATGCATGTGCAGTTTGATGAAGTTCAAATCTACCATGTACAACACTTCTAGAGCTTTTAACTAATATTTAGTCTGTGCAAGCATAAAATGGTTACAATTAGATGACTCCATATGTAGGTATAGTTTCTTGAGGCCAAGGAGGTAGCTGTCAAAAGGTAAGCAACTAGTAAGTAAAGTTAATTAGCAAATGAAATGGAAAATTTGCACGATGAAATTGCTACTTAAGCGGGGGCACAGTCACACCGGTAGGCATGAACAGGATGCTTATTTTGTAGGCATCTTATAAGTAATGattttgatattaaaattatatttaattggctGATTTTCTTTACATATCGTCACTTGTAGtagattatatattaaaaatggaGGGAGACTGCCAAAAGAACTGAATGTTAGGACTTCATGCTATCTCAGATACTACATATTTCTCACTGATGAGGAAAATACGAATCCATTTGTTCATATCAGTAATGTTATAAATGCGAACTATTCTACCAATTAGCAGGAAACTTTGTGAACTGATTGGAAGAATTAAAGAAAGGCATATGCTGTAGTTCACTTTTCTTGCTTATTTACTTCTGGATGTGACTATTTTCCACAATCAGATTTGAAGGAATCTTATATGTGTCTTATTTAAAAAATCTGAATTAGCATTAATCAAGAGCAAGTTTTAGTAATATGCTTCACCATGTCCAAATTTTGTTGGTGGAAAATAAAGTTGCTAAAGATTGCATGCAAATTGATGAAATTTTCCTGTCCAAATGAACTCAGTGCGTCGGAATCTTTTGTACATTGTAGACTTGGTATATATTGTAAAACATATTAATGAAGCTATATGTTGGACCAATGGTATTGCCATGTGGTATGCAGCATTAACAAGATTATATGGAAAGTCATACAATAATATCTTAATCTGAAAACATTGTTGTGTTCTAATGGTATCACCATATGCAGGTGAATGCTGCACTTATTGAAACACTGAATAAAGGCACAAGCTTTGGTGCTCCCTGTGTGTTAGAGAATGAGCTGGCAAAGATGGTGATCTCAGGTGTGCCCAGCATTGAGATGGTCCGCTTTGTTAACTCTGGAACTGAAGCTTGCATGGGTGCGCTCCGCCTTGCCCGTGCATTCACTAGCCGAGAAAAAATCATCAAATTTGAAGGCTGCTACCATGGCCATGCAGACCCTTTCCTTGTAAAGGCAGGCAGTGGGGTTGCCACTCTTGGCCTTCCTGACTCCCCCGGCGTCCCAAAAGGTGCCACCTGTTACACTCTAACATCCCCGTACAATGACATTGAAGCCATAGAGCACCTCTTCAGCACTCACAAAGGTGAGATTGCTGCTGTCTTCCTCGAACCAGTTGTTGGAAATGCTGGCTTTATTGCACCAAAATCTGAATTCCTGAATGCTCTCCGTGAGATCACAAAAGAAGAAGGTGCTCTTCTagtctttgacgaggtgatgacTGGTTTCCGTCTGGCTTTTGGTGGGGCTCAAGAGTATTTTGGTGTTACTCCTGATTTGACTACATTGGGGAAAATAATTGGTGGCGGCCTTCCTGTTGGTGCTTATGGTGGGAGGAGGGATATCATGGAGATGGTGGCTCCAGCAGGGCCAATGTACCAGGCAGGGACCTTGAGTGGGAATCCTTTGGCAATGACTGCTGGAATTCACACTCTCGGGCGGTTAATGGAGCCTGGATGTTATGAGTACTTGGATAAGATAACCGGCGAGCTTGTTCATGGGATTCTGGATGCTGGGAAGAGAGCTGGACATGAGATGTCGGGTGGATATATCCGTGGAATGTTTGGGTTCTTCTTCACAGAAGGACCAGTCCACAATTTTGAGGATGCAAAAAGGAGTGATACTGCAAAATTCGCAAGGTTTCACAGGGGGATGTTGGAGGAAGGTGTATACTTGGCTCCTTCACAGTTTGAGGCAGGGTTTACAAGTTTAGCACATAGTTCTAAAGACATTGAGCAAACAGTTGAGGCCGCTGAGAAGGTACTCGGACGGATTTGATAATTGAAACTAGCTCCCAACTTTTAAGGTTTGCTTTCTTTTATTGCTTTGcttctcttttcttccctttGCTTGTTGTAGCTGATTTTGTATGTGTAAGGTTACACAAGGTTTTTCTTGAGAACTATTGTATCTGCTGTGAAGTTTATTTTATGTTCTTGCATTTTTATGATATGCAATATAAATTCCTAGCTTGATTCACATTTTCTTTTAATACACTATGTTGCATCTGTTTTTATAAAGTGGTGGATTTGTGTGATCATTAATGGGTGCGTTTCTTTGGAAGCATTCTATTTGGAGATTGAGTGCCTTTTATTAAGAATCACCACCGTATCATGTTGAGCAAACTTCATTAGGATTCTGGAAAAACAAAAGTATGCTATTTGAAACGCTTCTAAaatgttttttctttttgggtaAGTTGGGTTACAACAGCTTGTTGAACTTTGGGATAGGAATGAGCTGTTAAGGGCTTTTTTACTTGCATTAAATTGAAGAACTACTGCTTTTGTATTTACTTTATTCAAGAGAGTAGTTTGCAACCAAATATCACCAAGAAAGTTGGTCATTGCATGGATCCTGTGAGACGTTCCAAAGCAGGTAGTTGTTCGTTGCTTATCTGTAGGTTACACGAGATCAAGTAAATTCCATAAACCGCTGTGACATTGTAAACTAACAAAGTATTTTGTAGTTCTGTTATTGTTtacaatatatgatcaataaCTTGTACAATGCGCACTTTAAATATAAaatgaaacaaaataaaataaaataaaatagaaactatGGTGATTGGTAAAGAAAGCTGCAACAGTGGATGGTGGTTCTATGGTTTATTAGGGGggggatggaggaagggaaggaaaCCAAGTCTTTGGGTCTCTTAGCGAAAGCACTGGTGGAGGTGGTGATGGCTGGCCAGGTTTTGGACCAGGAGGGAAAGGAGGAAATGGGAAAGGTGGGAATGGCCAAGGAAAAGATGGTGGTGGAGGTGGAGGTGGCGGTGGTGGAGGCGGTGATAGAAATGGAATTGGAGTGAAGGGAGGCATTGGTGGAAAGGGGATTGGAGTTAATGGAGGAAAAGGTGGCAGTGGAAAGGGGAATGATggtggaggaggtggtggtggaaaAAGAAATGGTATTGGAGGGAAAGGGAAAGCTGGTGGCTTTGGTGCTGGGGTGAAGGGAAAAGGAAAAGATGGTGGACTTGGAGGTGAAAACCAAGGGGGTAAAgggaaaggaaaagatggtggTGGGGTCAAGAATGGAATGTGAGGGAATGGGAAAGGGAATGATGGTGGACTTGGGAAGGGGAAAGGGAATGGTGAGAAAAAGGGAGGCCAGAAGAACAATGAGGAATTCAGAGAGCTAGATGGTTGTCCTGTATCAGTCCCACACAAAGTAGGATCCTTCTTGGCTGGCCTATAATACAAAGCATTCAAGTTATAGACACACAAACTGGCATCTCTAGATTTGATTGCCACATGCTCAGTTGAGCTGCTCAAGCCAGGGACATTGCAAAGGGAAGATGGACTACCCATCAAGGTCGCCCGGCAGAAGGATTCCATCTCCCGGCCCTCCCTGCATTCAAAGCCGTCGACCGGAGGGATGTCGAGCCTATAAACTCCATATTTATCTGTGGTTCTGTCGACCATGATCGATATGTCTTCCTTGGATGTGGAATTCACTATGAAGTTGCATTCAACTCGCACTTTAACACCTGGAAGAGATCAAATGCATGAGAATAAGCTTCTAGTGAGGAACTTGAGTATTGGACCATACATGTGTTCCTTCTTTTATACCTTGCAAGAAGTAGCTGTGCTTGGAGAAGGTGCTGTTAGAGCAGGCATCACAGAAGACGGTGCCCATCACAGTGATGTTGGAGGTGGGCTTTGGATCAGTTTCAAGGGATAGGGTCTTCGTTAAAAGAACTAGAACAAGAACAATGAGGATTCTGGGATTcatggtgagagagagagaggggcttctTCTGGAAGAGGTTCTAAGAATACAAATGTGCTGGTACAGCTTGGGCTTGTCTCTGAAGCATTTGATTTATGGTTTGGAGGTGAGAGGGTTGTGAAATCTTTGGGCCCGTGAGTAGCTGGTGTTGTACAAATTGGTAATCAAAAGAGATTGAAAGGAACTGTCCACTCACATGAAACAAAGACATGTGAAGTCCTTTCGGTATTATGTAGGGTATGTTATGGCTGGGAGTTTGTTTGGTGTGTGGTCACGGGTGTTGTGAATTATTTGGAGATTATTCTGAAGTACAAAGATGGCCAAATGTCTGCTACAGGACATGGGTACGGATAGAATAGAAGATTGGGCTGCTGGCTTTTGTGTGGGAACTCAACTTATCACGTTCTCTTTCCACTCTAAGCACTTCCTCTTCGCTGCCAAGTAGGGTTATGGTTTGGATTTTCTCCTCCTTtctattcaagcatatatgaagCATCTCattaaaaaaggaaaaagaagacatATGTGAAGCAACAGATCCTttgttttttctttcctctttttctttttttcttttctctacaAGTGATTCTACGGTTTTTGCTCCATCTCCAACAGCTAGGATAGCGACTCGGAGCATTGGATAAGAATCAAAGATTATGGAGAGATAATAGGATATTTTACTATGCTGGAGGCATTATTTTGAAGAGATATTTAGTTCACaattagaatcaaaattaaaatcgaaatgagaatcaaaatcagaatggtCAAATCCCTAAAAGTGTTTGGTTAATAATAGAATATTTCACTATGCTGGAGGCATTATTTTGAAGGGATATTTGGTTCgcaatcagaatcgaaatcaaaatcggaatgaaaatcagaatcagaatggtcAAATCCTAAAAATGTTTGGTTCATGAtcgaaattaaaattgaaatgaaaatttgaatccttaagggagagtagagattgagttttAAGTAGATTGGACTATTCCCATTCTATCTTGGAATCGGGATCAGAATGGGATTTCTAACCAAatagttggaatgggagtcatcaatttcaatttcagaCCCCAATTTTTttgagggggtgtttggttgggaggagtgggtgtctggaatcagaatcggaatgggtgactcccattccaaccatttggttggaaaGAGTTATATTTCGATTCCGAAATGGAATGGAAATGgatcaatttatatagaactcaatccctacgctcctctatggattcaatttttcattctaatttcgattccgGTCGTGAATCAAATATTTTGGAAGATTTGGCTATTCCGATTCTGTTTCCAAGCTATTCCAATTTTCATtctcattctgattctgattacgAACCAAATATCCTCTGAAAGTAAAAGAGGAGATTCACCATTTCGGAGGTGCACCATCCAAGAATCAATATAAAACTACTTAGAAGAGTGCGACTATTAGGACAagctataattttaata from Elaeis guineensis isolate ETL-2024a chromosome 9, EG11, whole genome shotgun sequence includes these protein-coding regions:
- the LOC105051026 gene encoding glutamate-1-semialdehyde 2,1-aminomutase, chloroplastic, whose translation is MTGVAGVGLSWSSNRCLLPPSKPSRSARRVFSVVVRNAVSVEGKSYTLQKSEEIFDAAKELMPGGVNSPVRAFKSVGGQPIVFDSVKGSHMWDVDGNEYIDYVGSWGPAIIGHADDKVNAALIETLNKGTSFGAPCVLENELAKMVISGVPSIEMVRFVNSGTEACMGALRLARAFTSREKIIKFEGCYHGHADPFLVKAGSGVATLGLPDSPGVPKGATCYTLTSPYNDIEAIEHLFSTHKGEIAAVFLEPVVGNAGFIAPKSEFLNALREITKEEGALLVFDEVMTGFRLAFGGAQEYFGVTPDLTTLGKIIGGGLPVGAYGGRRDIMEMVAPAGPMYQAGTLSGNPLAMTAGIHTLGRLMEPGCYEYLDKITGELVHGILDAGKRAGHEMSGGYIRGMFGFFFTEGPVHNFEDAKRSDTAKFARFHRGMLEEGVYLAPSQFEAGFTSLAHSSKDIEQTVEAAEKVLGRI
- the LOC105051027 gene encoding uncharacterized protein, with the translated sequence MNPRILIVLVLVLLTKTLSLETDPKPTSNITVMGTVFCDACSNSTFSKHSYFLQGVKVRVECNFIVNSTSKEDISIMVDRTTDKYGVYRLDIPPVDGFECREGREMESFCRATLMGSPSSLCNVPGLSSSTEHVAIKSRDASLCVYNLNALYYRPAKKDPTLCGTDTGQPSSSLNSSLFFWPPFFSPFPFPFPSPPSFPFPFPHIPFLTPPPSFPFPLPPWFSPPSPPSFPFPFTPAPKPPAFPFPPIPFLFPPPPPPPSFPFPLPPFPPLTPIPFPPMPPFTPIPFLSPPPPPPPPPPPPSFPWPFPPFPFPPFPPGPKPGQPSPPPPVLSLRDPKTWFPSLPPSPP